In Phyllopteryx taeniolatus isolate TA_2022b chromosome 1, UOR_Ptae_1.2, whole genome shotgun sequence, the following proteins share a genomic window:
- the tac3a gene encoding tachykinin-3a, with protein sequence MRRVFLLVSLLLLVKLRCSQSRCEEPESRKTTSLHQTLGLNYPKPNLIKRYSDWDYDSFVGLMGRRDAAGENTVQHPQKREMHDIFVGLMGRRNSEPDNGAWRRTLPERRRIFVNKCRLRFLQGL encoded by the exons ATGAGAAGGGTTTTTTTACTGGTGTCTCTGCTCCTCCTCGTCAAACTTCGTTGCAGTCAGTCCAGATGCGAGGAGCCCGAGTCACGCAAAACAACTTCACTT CACCAAACCCTTGGTTTAAATTACCCCAAACCGAACCTCATTAAGAGGTATAGCGATTGGGATTATGACAGTTTTGTGGGTCTGATGGGCAGAAGAGATGCTGCCG GTGAAAACACTGTGCAGCACCCACAAAAAA GGGAAATGCATGACATATTTGTTGGGCTAATGGGAAGAAGAAACTCTGAGCCTG ATAACGGTGCCTGGAGGAGAACGCTACCTGAGAGGAGAAGGatatttgtgaacaagtgtagGCTGAG